Proteins from a genomic interval of Dendropsophus ebraccatus isolate aDenEbr1 chromosome 6, aDenEbr1.pat, whole genome shotgun sequence:
- the LOC138795151 gene encoding uncharacterized protein, translating into MGPITLTLLCVCSCLVTGTALGIKDLKTATRYIEERIFSRHNNQYAYFVKFTPDECDNGLQEEDVRAALGDTTRNEVILSLCRIYKGTRMVAAAPLQGIEINGKIGNVHSEYRLLDGGDNSPIGSLLRSPPRAGCVLFFSLNSPCVETCTRPGGRYNIIKMLDNTQGLPTDISNRAFIFRNVFHHDMGKDISTWATLNHVFPLFRCNNNQCTKCFPNNVGDNTYYDNNNNLEDNKYHMEGFGCNNTIGSIRCLGN; encoded by the exons ATGGGGCCCATCACCCTAACATTGCTCTGTGTGTGCAGCTGCCTGGTGACAGGGACCGCATTAGGGATAAAAGATTTGAAAACAGCAACAAGATACATTGAGGAACGCATCTTTAG CCGCCATAATAATCAATACGCTTATTTTGTCAAGTTCACCCCGGATGAATGTGACAATGGCTTACAAGAGGAAGACGTACGTGCTGCCCTGGGAGACACAACACGTAATGAAGTGATCTTAAGCCTATGTAGAATCTATAAGGGGACACGAATGGTGGCTGCTGCACCCCTACAAGGCATCGAAATCAATGGTAAAATTGGTAATGTACATTCAGAGTATCGATTGTTGGACGGTGGCGACAATTCCCCTATAGGCAGCCTCCTGCGCTCTCCTCCCAGAGCCGGGTgtgttctcttcttctctctGAACTCGCCATGTGTGGAGACCTGTACCAGGCCTGGCGGGCGGTATAATATCATAAAGATGCTCGACAATACTCAAGGTCTTCCCACAGACATCAGTAACAGAGCCTTCATCTTCAGGAACGTCTTTCACCACGATATGGGAAAAGATATAAGCACTTGGGCAACTCTTAACCACGTCTTCCCTTTGTTTCGCTGCAACAATAATCAATGCACCAAATGTTTTCCCAACAACGTTGGCGACAATACGTATTATGACAACAACAATAACCTAGAAGACAATAAGTATCATATGGAAGGTTTCGGCTGTAACAATACCATTGGCAGCATTAGATGCCTCGGTAATTAA